In a genomic window of Aggregatimonas sangjinii:
- a CDS encoding CDP-alcohol phosphatidyltransferase family protein translates to MKKHIPNGITLLNVFSGCVAAVFAVLNQMELAALFVFLGIVFDFFDGMAARLLDVKSELGLQLDSLADMITSGLVPGIVMFQLLGMSMSGGWNLDFQNEMTDAIMWTGMKLAPLPFVGFLITMASAYRLAKFNIDENQTTSFIGLPTPANALLILSLPLILQYQHSELLNEIILNQWFLIGLTLLSAFLLNAKIALFALKFKNWSMQDNALRYGFIVLSIIFLVTLKFLAVPLIILCYILSSVIANAFSK, encoded by the coding sequence ATGAAAAAGCATATTCCCAATGGTATAACGTTACTCAATGTCTTTAGTGGCTGTGTGGCAGCCGTTTTTGCCGTGTTAAATCAGATGGAACTGGCCGCCCTATTCGTTTTTCTGGGAATCGTTTTCGATTTCTTCGATGGTATGGCAGCCCGACTGCTCGATGTAAAGAGCGAATTAGGTTTACAACTCGATTCGCTTGCCGATATGATTACCAGCGGATTGGTGCCGGGAATCGTCATGTTTCAACTTTTAGGGATGTCGATGTCCGGAGGGTGGAATCTGGATTTTCAGAATGAAATGACCGATGCCATCATGTGGACGGGTATGAAATTGGCCCCATTGCCCTTTGTTGGTTTTCTAATTACTATGGCATCGGCCTATCGCTTGGCGAAGTTCAATATAGATGAGAACCAAACGACTTCGTTTATCGGGTTGCCGACACCAGCCAATGCGTTGCTGATTCTTTCCTTACCGTTGATTCTACAATATCAGCACAGCGAACTGCTCAACGAAATCATCCTCAACCAATGGTTTTTGATAGGCCTTACGCTTTTAAGTGCCTTTCTCTTGAATGCCAAGATCGCACTGTTCGCCTTGAAATTCAAAAATTGGAGTATGCAGGACAACGCCCTACGTTATGGTTTTATTGTCTTAAGTATAATATTTCTCGTTACCTTAAAATTTTTGGCGGTAC
- a CDS encoding DUF2795 domain-containing protein, giving the protein MYWTLELASYLSDAPWPATKDELIDYSIRTGAPLEVVENLQSMEEEGGEIYESIEEIWPDYPTEEDYLWNEDEY; this is encoded by the coding sequence ATGTATTGGACATTAGAACTCGCATCCTATTTAAGTGATGCACCCTGGCCCGCTACCAAAGACGAATTAATAGATTACTCTATTAGAACCGGAGCACCTCTAGAGGTGGTCGAGAACTTACAGTCTATGGAGGAAGAAGGCGGCGAAATATACGAATCTATCGAGGAGATTTGGCCAGACTACCCGACGGAGGAGGACTACCTCTGGAACGAGGATGAATACTAA
- a CDS encoding cob(I)yrinic acid a,c-diamide adenosyltransferase has protein sequence MKIYTKTGDNGTTALYGGTRVPKHHIRINSYGTVDELNSWLGLIRDQNIDRHSAQILTQIQHKLFTVGAILATEPKKARLKNGSDRLNIPRIANADITLLEKEMDAMDEDLPPMTHFILPGGHTTVSYCHIARTVCRRAERMVTLLHEEEPFDDTVLTYMNRLSDYLFVLARKLSKDLKANEIKWIPEKKS, from the coding sequence ATGAAAATATACACTAAGACAGGCGATAATGGCACTACTGCACTCTACGGAGGCACAAGGGTACCTAAACACCATATACGCATCAATAGTTATGGCACCGTAGACGAACTCAACTCCTGGTTGGGCCTAATACGCGATCAAAACATCGACCGGCATTCGGCCCAAATACTTACCCAGATACAACATAAACTTTTTACCGTAGGTGCCATCCTCGCGACCGAACCGAAGAAAGCGAGATTAAAGAACGGAAGCGACCGTTTGAATATTCCAAGAATCGCAAATGCGGATATTACGCTACTTGAAAAGGAAATGGATGCAATGGATGAAGACCTGCCCCCGATGACCCACTTTATTCTTCCTGGTGGGCATACCACTGTGTCATACTGTCATATTGCACGCACCGTATGCAGGCGTGCAGAGCGTATGGTTACACTACTGCATGAAGAAGAACCTTTTGATGACACGGTTCTCACCTACATGAACCGTCTCTCGGACTATCTGTTCGTATTGGCACGAAAATTGTCCAAAGATTTAAAGGCGAACGAAATAAAATGGATTCCTGAGAAAAAAAGCTAA
- a CDS encoding DUF4105 domain-containing protein yields the protein MRSKIALIFIGFLWGVVGFCQQTELSPLSKVSVLTVGTADELHSKFGHSAIRIVDPTVGLDIVYNYGMFDFDDPDFYIKFTHGKLDYRIAKESFPHFIRTYEYENRWVKEQVLDLQNADKEALLSFLENNLRPENRYYKYDFLFDNCATRIPDALQKATAGELVFRENHLEKRYTFRELIHQNLKVNSWSNFGIDLALGSVIDKEATAYQHMFLPHYVFDQLNNTAINGKSLVSSQQELLAQRSEKAKSNFLASPLFWLPVLMVLVMAITYFDNKKLRRSRWIDFFLFFVTGIAGAVVLFLWFATDHQATKINFNFLWAFAPNLILAFVLLKKRFPNWLKLYIAVLLALLGAVPLLWIFKIQVFSPLILFILVSLCIRYLFLLKLSKMDNTERIVID from the coding sequence ATGCGTTCTAAAATCGCTTTGATTTTTATCGGCTTCCTTTGGGGAGTTGTTGGTTTTTGCCAACAAACCGAACTCTCGCCGTTGAGCAAGGTGAGCGTGCTTACTGTGGGTACCGCAGACGAATTACATTCCAAATTCGGGCATAGCGCCATTCGCATTGTAGACCCGACCGTCGGATTGGATATCGTTTATAATTACGGGATGTTCGATTTTGACGATCCTGATTTCTATATAAAATTTACCCATGGCAAACTTGATTATCGTATCGCGAAGGAATCCTTTCCACATTTTATCCGCACCTACGAATATGAAAACCGCTGGGTAAAGGAGCAAGTACTCGACTTGCAAAATGCCGATAAAGAGGCACTCCTTTCATTTCTCGAAAATAACTTACGGCCCGAGAACAGATACTACAAATACGATTTTCTTTTTGATAACTGCGCCACGCGTATACCTGACGCACTTCAGAAAGCAACTGCCGGCGAGCTGGTATTTAGGGAAAATCATTTGGAGAAACGGTACACCTTTCGGGAATTGATCCATCAAAATTTAAAGGTGAATTCGTGGTCAAATTTTGGAATTGATTTGGCGCTCGGATCGGTCATCGATAAGGAAGCGACCGCTTATCAACATATGTTTTTACCACATTATGTTTTCGATCAGCTGAACAACACCGCAATTAACGGTAAATCTTTGGTGTCTTCACAGCAAGAACTATTGGCACAAAGGTCTGAGAAGGCTAAATCAAATTTTTTGGCCTCCCCCCTATTCTGGCTTCCCGTCCTCATGGTACTGGTCATGGCAATTACCTATTTCGATAATAAAAAACTACGCAGAAGTCGCTGGATCGATTTTTTTCTATTTTTTGTAACCGGTATTGCCGGAGCCGTGGTGCTTTTTCTCTGGTTTGCTACCGATCACCAAGCCACTAAGATCAATTTTAATTTTTTATGGGCCTTTGCCCCTAATCTGATTTTAGCGTTTGTACTCCTTAAAAAGCGATTTCCGAACTGGCTGAAACTATATATCGCTGTACTTTTAGCCCTTTTAGGAGCCGTTCCTTTACTGTGGATCTTCAAAATCCAGGTATTTTCTCCATTAATTCTATTTATACTCGTCTCCTTGTGCATTCGATACCTATTTTTGCTGAAACTATCGAAAATGGATAATACCGAGCGTATTGTGATCGATTAG
- a CDS encoding ABC-F family ATP-binding cassette domain-containing protein yields the protein MNLLTVENISKSFGERILFEQLSFGINKDQKIALIAKNGTGKTSILNILSGADAPDSGQVNYRKGIRTSFLEQEPDLDPLLTVEETIFASDNEILQVISNYEKALKNPEDADAYQAAFEAMERFAAWDFETQYKQILSKLKLDDLHTKVSVLSGGQKKRLALANALINRPDLLILDEPTNHLDLEMIEWLEEYFAKESMTLFMVTHDRYFLERVCNEIIELENGTLYPYKGNYSYYLEKKEARIEQENVEHHKSKQLFKKELDWMRRQPKARTTKSKSRIDDFQAIKDKAGMRRKDHQVQLEINMERVGSKILELHKLVKAYPEKPILNKFDYVFSKGERVGIIGKNGTGKTTFLNILTGVDQPDAGKVIVGDTIKFGYYTQKGIDIKEGQKVIDVIREFGDYIPLMKGRQISAQQLLERFLFDRKKQYDFVDKLSGGERKRLYLCTVLIQNPNFLILDEPTNDLDIVTLNVLESFLLDFPGCVIVVSHDRYFMDKIVDHLLVFRGDAIIEDFPGNYSDFRAYEDSAVIETRIEKEKQNNAAKAVKKSWKQEDDKTQLSYAQQKEYKQLEKDIQKLEFKKGEIEQQFVSGDLSGDDIAELSKALKEIADGIETKTERWFELSAMME from the coding sequence ATGAACCTCCTCACAGTAGAAAATATATCAAAATCTTTCGGCGAACGTATACTTTTCGAGCAACTTTCCTTTGGAATCAATAAAGACCAGAAAATAGCATTGATCGCCAAGAACGGTACCGGGAAGACTTCTATCCTCAACATTCTGTCCGGAGCGGATGCGCCAGATTCCGGCCAGGTAAATTACCGAAAAGGCATTCGCACCTCTTTTTTGGAACAAGAACCGGATTTGGACCCGTTGTTAACGGTTGAAGAGACTATTTTCGCTTCCGACAATGAGATTTTGCAGGTCATTTCCAATTATGAAAAGGCCTTGAAAAACCCAGAGGACGCAGACGCTTACCAAGCGGCTTTCGAAGCGATGGAACGTTTCGCGGCTTGGGATTTTGAAACCCAATACAAACAGATCTTATCCAAACTAAAACTGGACGACCTGCACACAAAGGTATCCGTTTTATCGGGTGGGCAGAAGAAACGTTTGGCGTTGGCGAACGCCCTTATCAATCGGCCAGACCTCTTGATTCTTGATGAACCGACCAACCACCTGGATCTCGAAATGATCGAATGGTTGGAAGAATATTTTGCCAAGGAAAGCATGACCCTCTTTATGGTAACGCATGACCGGTATTTTTTGGAGCGGGTATGCAATGAGATCATCGAATTGGAAAATGGCACACTATACCCCTACAAGGGCAACTATTCATACTATTTGGAAAAGAAGGAGGCCCGCATAGAACAAGAGAATGTTGAGCATCACAAATCGAAGCAACTCTTTAAAAAAGAACTCGATTGGATGCGCCGCCAACCCAAGGCCCGAACCACCAAGTCAAAATCAAGAATCGATGATTTTCAGGCGATAAAAGACAAGGCCGGCATGCGTAGAAAAGACCATCAGGTACAGCTTGAAATTAATATGGAGCGTGTAGGTAGCAAAATTCTGGAACTGCACAAATTGGTGAAAGCCTATCCTGAAAAACCGATTTTGAATAAATTCGATTATGTTTTCTCCAAAGGCGAACGCGTCGGTATCATTGGTAAAAACGGAACTGGGAAAACGACTTTTTTGAATATCCTCACGGGAGTCGACCAGCCTGATGCGGGTAAGGTTATCGTTGGAGACACCATCAAATTCGGTTATTATACCCAAAAAGGCATCGACATCAAGGAAGGACAAAAAGTCATTGATGTCATACGGGAATTCGGGGATTATATCCCGTTGATGAAAGGGCGCCAGATATCGGCGCAGCAGCTGTTGGAACGTTTTTTGTTCGACAGGAAAAAACAGTACGATTTTGTCGATAAGCTCAGCGGTGGTGAACGCAAGCGATTGTATTTATGCACCGTATTGATACAAAATCCGAACTTTCTGATACTTGACGAACCAACGAACGATCTCGATATTGTTACCTTGAACGTTTTGGAAAGTTTTTTATTGGATTTTCCCGGCTGCGTCATCGTAGTATCCCACGACCGCTATTTTATGGATAAGATCGTGGACCACCTCTTAGTGTTTCGGGGGGATGCCATCATTGAAGATTTTCCCGGGAATTATTCCGATTTCAGGGCTTATGAAGACAGCGCCGTTATCGAGACACGAATCGAAAAGGAAAAACAGAACAATGCGGCCAAGGCTGTTAAAAAAAGTTGGAAACAGGAAGATGACAAAACCCAACTATCGTATGCCCAGCAAAAGGAATACAAACAGTTGGAAAAGGATATTCAGAAACTGGAATTTAAAAAAGGAGAGATAGAACAGCAATTCGTATCTGGCGACCTTTCCGGTGATGATATTGCCGAACTCTCGAAGGCCTTAAAGGAAATAGCCGATGGTATCGAGACAAAAACCGAGCGCTGGTTCGAACTATCGGCCATGATGGAATAG